From one Streptomyces sp. N50 genomic stretch:
- a CDS encoding C40 family peptidase has product MSHTAHIRSHRKPRRSATTNIAVRAGVAGGVLSMAAAGAATANAAETTQTMQLPTLTADLATQVAQSAEATQQAAANYQLQAERDTAAANAAKQAKADLADAKKKAEAKKKAQEAARKDAAARAASRSAERTTLASTATTSASTSTSSSTATGSAAAVVAFVKAQIGKSYVLGATGPSAYDCSGLVGAAFKQVGISLPRVSQDQSTAGTQVSLSNLQAGDILYWGSAGSAYHVAVYVGDGMFVGAQNPSTGIVERPLSYDMPTGAVRVL; this is encoded by the coding sequence ATGTCCCACACCGCTCACATACGCAGCCACCGGAAACCCCGCCGCAGCGCGACGACGAACATCGCCGTGCGGGCCGGAGTTGCCGGTGGCGTTCTCAGCATGGCGGCGGCGGGTGCAGCCACGGCCAACGCCGCCGAGACCACACAGACCATGCAACTGCCCACCCTGACGGCCGATCTGGCCACGCAGGTCGCGCAGTCCGCCGAGGCCACGCAGCAGGCCGCAGCCAACTACCAGCTGCAGGCCGAGCGTGACACGGCCGCCGCAAACGCCGCGAAGCAGGCGAAGGCGGACCTCGCGGACGCCAAGAAGAAGGCGGAGGCAAAGAAGAAGGCCCAGGAGGCCGCTCGTAAGGACGCTGCGGCCCGCGCCGCCTCGCGCAGCGCCGAGAGGACCACCCTGGCCTCTACGGCCACCACGAGCGCGTCCACGAGCACCAGCTCGTCCACGGCCACCGGTTCGGCCGCGGCCGTCGTCGCCTTCGTGAAGGCGCAGATCGGCAAGTCCTACGTCCTGGGCGCCACCGGCCCCAGCGCGTACGACTGCTCCGGACTCGTCGGAGCCGCCTTCAAGCAGGTCGGCATCAGCCTGCCGCGTGTCTCCCAGGACCAGTCGACCGCGGGAACTCAGGTGTCCCTGAGCAACCTTCAGGCCGGCGACATCCTGTACTGGGGCAGCGCGGGCAGTGCCTACCACGTGGCGGTGTACGTGGGCGACGGCATGTTCGTCGGCGCGCAGAACCCCTCCACCGGCATCGTGGAGAGGCCGCTGTCGTACGACATGCCGACCGGCGCGGTGCGGGTGCTCTGA
- the nuoE gene encoding NADH-quinone oxidoreductase subunit NuoE has product MTTSSSEQGVSLGMPQLPAPAYPDDVRARLEADGREIIARYPDSRSALLPLLHLVQAEEGHVTRTGQQFCANLLDLTTAEVAAVATFYSMYRRRPSGDYQVGVCTNTLCAVMGGDAIFESLQEHLGVGNGETTDDGKVTLEHIECNAACDFAPVVMVNWEFFDNQTPASARRLVDDLRSGAPVEPTRGAPMCTFKETARILAGFPDERPGAVEASGGAGPASLVGLRLARGETAPARVVHPRGSGAPQDTSPTTEHLSSHDAPQDTSASDPAHPAGPVAEEGE; this is encoded by the coding sequence GTGACCACCAGTTCTTCGGAGCAGGGCGTCAGTCTGGGCATGCCCCAACTGCCCGCGCCCGCCTACCCGGACGACGTCCGGGCCCGGCTGGAGGCCGACGGGCGGGAGATCATCGCCCGCTACCCGGACTCCCGCTCGGCCCTCCTGCCGTTGCTGCATCTCGTGCAGGCGGAGGAGGGTCATGTCACGCGCACAGGGCAGCAGTTCTGCGCGAACCTGCTCGACCTGACGACGGCCGAGGTCGCCGCCGTGGCGACCTTCTACTCCATGTACCGGCGCCGGCCGAGCGGCGACTACCAGGTCGGGGTCTGCACCAACACCCTGTGTGCGGTGATGGGCGGCGACGCGATCTTCGAGTCCCTCCAGGAGCACCTGGGCGTCGGCAACGGTGAGACCACCGACGACGGCAAGGTCACCCTGGAGCACATCGAGTGCAACGCGGCCTGCGACTTCGCGCCCGTCGTGATGGTCAACTGGGAGTTCTTCGACAACCAGACCCCCGCCAGCGCCCGGCGCCTCGTCGACGACCTGCGCTCGGGCGCTCCGGTGGAGCCCACGCGCGGGGCGCCGATGTGCACCTTCAAGGAGACCGCGCGGATCCTCGCCGGCTTCCCCGACGAGCGGCCAGGGGCCGTCGAGGCGAGCGGCGGTGCGGGACCCGCATCACTGGTGGGCCTCCGCCTGGCCAGGGGAGAGACCGCACCCGCGCGCGTGGTCCATCCGCGGGGCTCCGGTGCGCCGCAGGACACGTCGCCGACGACCGAGCACCTCAGTTCGCACGATGCGCCGCAGGACACGTCGGCCTCCGACCCCGCCCACCCGGCGGGGCCTGTCGCCGAGGAGGGGGAGTGA
- the nuoI gene encoding NADH-quinone oxidoreductase subunit NuoI, giving the protein MAEEPKETGQTKPGFQNPVAGFGVTFKAMFKKRLTEQYPEQEKTTAPRFHGRHQLNRHPDGLEKCVGCELCAWACPADAIYVEGADNTDEERYSPGERYGRVYQINYARCILCGLCIEACPTRALTMTNEFELADTSRANLIYTKEQLLAGLDDTMVDSPHAIYPGMDEQDYYRGLVTEAAPGTVPQVAVSKGEKPKEEKEEGVEA; this is encoded by the coding sequence ATGGCTGAGGAGCCAAAGGAGACCGGGCAGACGAAGCCTGGCTTCCAGAACCCCGTGGCCGGCTTCGGCGTGACCTTCAAGGCCATGTTCAAGAAGCGGCTGACCGAGCAGTACCCGGAGCAGGAGAAGACCACAGCCCCCCGGTTCCACGGACGGCACCAGCTCAACCGCCATCCGGACGGCCTGGAGAAGTGCGTCGGCTGCGAGCTGTGCGCCTGGGCCTGCCCCGCCGACGCCATCTATGTGGAGGGCGCCGACAACACCGACGAGGAGCGCTACTCGCCGGGCGAGCGGTACGGCCGCGTCTACCAGATCAACTACGCCCGCTGCATCCTGTGCGGCCTGTGCATCGAGGCGTGCCCCACGCGCGCGTTGACGATGACCAACGAGTTCGAGCTGGCCGACACCAGCCGCGCGAACCTCATCTACACCAAGGAACAGCTGCTGGCCGGCCTCGACGACACGATGGTCGACAGCCCGCACGCCATCTACCCGGGGATGGACGAACAGGACTACTACCGGGGCCTGGTGACGGAGGCCGCACCCGGCACGGTGCCCCAAGTGGCCGTCTCCAAGGGCGAGAAGCCCAAGGAGGAGAAGGAAGAGGGGGTGGAGGCATGA
- a CDS encoding NADH-quinone oxidoreductase subunit C, with the protein MSDANGTNGADPEQDPGASNLPGPRGEGEEIRVQRGMFGANNGGDTSGYGGLVRSVRLPGEASRPYGGWFDEVADELEGALEEQGLLPGNAIEKTVVDRDELTFHVEREHLVRVAQTLRDDPALRFELCTGVSAVHYLHDKGRELHAVYHLRSITHNRLIRLEVSAPDSDPHIPSLVPVYPTNDWHERETYDFFGIVFDGHPALTRIMMPDDWQGHPQRKDYPLGGIAVEYKGAQIPAPDQRRSYS; encoded by the coding sequence GTGAGTGACGCGAACGGCACCAACGGAGCCGACCCGGAGCAGGATCCGGGCGCCTCCAACCTCCCCGGCCCGCGCGGCGAGGGCGAGGAGATCCGCGTCCAGCGCGGCATGTTCGGCGCCAACAACGGTGGCGACACCTCCGGTTACGGCGGCCTGGTCCGCTCGGTCCGCCTGCCGGGCGAGGCGAGCCGGCCCTACGGCGGCTGGTTCGACGAGGTCGCCGACGAGCTGGAGGGCGCTCTGGAGGAACAGGGCCTGCTGCCCGGCAACGCGATCGAGAAGACGGTCGTCGACCGCGACGAACTCACCTTCCACGTCGAACGCGAGCACCTGGTCCGCGTCGCCCAGACCCTGCGCGACGACCCGGCCCTGCGCTTCGAACTCTGCACCGGCGTCAGCGCGGTCCACTACCTGCACGACAAGGGCCGCGAGCTGCACGCCGTCTACCACCTGCGCTCGATCACCCACAACCGGCTGATCCGCCTCGAAGTCAGCGCCCCGGACAGCGATCCGCACATCCCGTCCCTGGTCCCGGTCTATCCGACCAACGACTGGCACGAGCGCGAGACGTACGACTTCTTCGGGATCGTCTTCGACGGTCACCCGGCCCTGACGCGGATCATGATGCCGGACGACTGGCAGGGCCACCCGCAGCGCAAGGACTACCCCCTCGGCGGCATCGCCGTCGAGTACAAGGGCGCCCAGATCCCGGCTCCGGACCAGCGGAGGTCGTACTCGTGA
- a CDS encoding NADH-quinone oxidoreductase subunit A, translating to MNAYAPILVLGALGAGFAIFSVVMATLIGPKRYNRAKLEAYECGIEPTPTPAGGGRFPIKYYLTAMLFIVFDIEIVFLYPWAVTFDALGVFGLVEMLLFVLTVFVAYAYVWRRGGLEWD from the coding sequence GTGAACGCGTATGCGCCCATCCTCGTACTGGGAGCCCTCGGGGCAGGCTTTGCGATCTTCTCCGTGGTCATGGCCACGCTGATCGGTCCGAAGCGGTACAACCGGGCCAAGCTCGAAGCGTACGAGTGCGGCATCGAACCGACCCCCACGCCGGCCGGCGGCGGGCGCTTCCCCATCAAGTACTACCTGACGGCGATGCTCTTCATCGTCTTCGACATCGAGATCGTCTTCCTCTACCCCTGGGCCGTCACCTTCGACGCCCTGGGTGTTTTCGGGCTCGTGGAGATGCTGCTCTTCGTGCTCACCGTCTTCGTCGCGTACGCGTACGTATGGCGGCGCGGCGGCCTGGAATGGGACTGA
- a CDS encoding NADH-quinone oxidoreductase subunit G, whose protein sequence is MTVTTNAPSGGGEAAVPPEDLVSLTIDGAEISVPKGTLVIRAAEQLGIEVPRFCDHPLLDPVGACRQCIVEVEGQRKPMASCTITCTDGMVVKTQLTSPVAEKSQHGVMELLLINHPLDCPVCDKGGECPLQNQAMSHGNAESRFEGRKRTYEKPVPISTQVLLDRERCVLCARCTRFSNQIAGDPMIEMVERGALQQIGTGEGDPFESYFSGNTIQICPVGALTSAAYRFRSRPFDLVSTPSVCEHCAGGCATRTDHRRGKVMRRLAAVDPEVNEEWVCDKGRFGFRYAQQRDRLQTPLVRNADGVLEPASWPEALEAAAQGLSAARGRAGVLTGGRLTIEDAYAYSKFARVALDTNDIDFRARVHSSEEADFLAARVAGRGRDLDGNGVTYTSLEKAPAVLLVGFESEEEAPGVFLRLRKASRKHGQRVFSLATHATRGLEKAGGILLPAAPGTETEWLDALASGVGLEDDGATASEALRTEGAVIVVGERLAAVAGGLTAAVRAAFATGSRLVWIPRRAGERGAIEAGALPSLLPGGRPATDPRAREEVAVAWGVAELPHRYGRDAGQIVEAAAGGELRALLVAGVEPGDLSDPARARAALHEVGFLVSLELRPSEVTEHADVVLPVAAVAEKAGAFLNWEGRVRFFDAALKPDQMTRTLAPTDARVLHMLADAMDVHLGLPDLRTTRAELDRLGPWDGPRASDPLETAGVLPRPAAEEAVLAGHRLLLDQGALQEGDEALAGTRHAAHARVSAATAAEAGVKDGDALAVTGGAGTVELPLRITEMPDRVVWLPLNSTGGGVASDTGALPGALVRIGPATLAGEAPKEVEA, encoded by the coding sequence ATGACGGTGACCACGAACGCCCCCTCCGGAGGGGGCGAAGCGGCGGTCCCGCCCGAGGATCTCGTCTCGCTGACGATCGACGGCGCCGAGATCAGCGTGCCCAAGGGCACCCTGGTCATCCGCGCCGCCGAGCAACTCGGCATCGAGGTACCCCGGTTCTGCGACCATCCCCTCCTCGACCCGGTCGGCGCCTGCCGCCAGTGCATCGTCGAGGTCGAGGGCCAGCGCAAACCGATGGCGTCCTGCACGATCACGTGCACGGACGGCATGGTCGTCAAGACCCAGCTCACCTCGCCGGTCGCGGAGAAGTCGCAGCACGGCGTGATGGAGCTGCTCCTCATCAACCACCCGCTGGACTGCCCGGTCTGCGACAAGGGCGGCGAGTGCCCCCTGCAGAACCAGGCGATGTCCCACGGCAACGCCGAGTCCCGCTTCGAGGGCCGCAAGCGGACCTACGAGAAGCCCGTCCCGATCTCCACCCAGGTGCTCCTGGACCGCGAGCGGTGCGTGCTGTGCGCGCGCTGCACCCGCTTCTCCAACCAGATCGCGGGCGACCCGATGATCGAGATGGTCGAGCGGGGCGCGCTCCAGCAGATCGGCACCGGTGAGGGCGACCCCTTCGAGTCGTACTTCTCCGGGAACACCATCCAGATCTGCCCGGTGGGCGCGCTGACCTCGGCGGCGTACCGATTCCGCTCCCGCCCCTTCGACCTGGTCTCCACGCCGTCGGTGTGCGAGCACTGCGCCGGGGGCTGCGCGACCCGCACCGACCACCGGCGCGGCAAGGTCATGCGGCGCCTGGCCGCCGTGGACCCCGAGGTCAACGAGGAGTGGGTCTGCGACAAGGGGCGCTTCGGCTTCCGGTACGCGCAGCAGCGCGACCGGCTCCAGACGCCCCTGGTGCGCAACGCGGACGGTGTCCTGGAGCCCGCGTCCTGGCCGGAGGCCCTGGAGGCCGCCGCCCAGGGCCTGTCGGCGGCGCGCGGCCGGGCCGGCGTTCTGACCGGCGGCCGCCTCACCATCGAGGACGCCTACGCGTACAGCAAGTTCGCGCGCGTGGCCCTCGACACCAACGACATCGACTTCCGCGCGCGCGTGCACAGCAGCGAGGAGGCCGACTTCCTGGCCGCCCGGGTCGCGGGCCGCGGCCGGGACCTCGACGGCAACGGCGTCACGTACACCTCCCTGGAGAAGGCGCCCGCCGTCCTGCTGGTCGGGTTCGAGTCCGAGGAGGAGGCGCCCGGCGTCTTCCTGCGGCTGCGCAAGGCCTCGCGCAAGCACGGGCAGCGGGTGTTCTCGCTCGCCACCCACGCCACGCGCGGACTGGAGAAGGCGGGCGGCATCCTGCTGCCGGCCGCTCCCGGAACCGAGACCGAGTGGCTGGACGCGCTCGCGAGTGGCGTCGGTCTTGAGGATGACGGCGCCACTGCCTCCGAGGCACTGCGCACCGAGGGCGCGGTGATCGTCGTCGGCGAGCGGCTGGCCGCTGTCGCCGGGGGCCTCACCGCCGCCGTACGGGCCGCGTTCGCGACCGGGTCGCGGCTGGTGTGGATTCCGCGCCGGGCCGGGGAACGGGGTGCGATCGAGGCGGGTGCGCTGCCGTCGCTGCTGCCGGGCGGGCGTCCGGCCACCGACCCGCGCGCGCGTGAGGAGGTCGCCGTCGCCTGGGGCGTCGCCGAACTCCCGCACCGCTACGGCCGCGACGCCGGCCAGATCGTCGAGGCCGCCGCCGGGGGTGAACTCCGGGCGCTGCTGGTCGCGGGTGTGGAGCCGGGCGACCTGTCCGACCCGGCACGCGCGCGTGCGGCACTGCACGAAGTCGGCTTCCTGGTGTCGCTCGAACTGCGGCCCAGCGAGGTCACCGAACACGCGGATGTCGTCCTCCCGGTCGCGGCGGTCGCCGAGAAGGCGGGCGCCTTCCTCAACTGGGAGGGCCGGGTCCGCTTCTTCGACGCCGCGCTCAAGCCCGACCAGATGACCCGCACCCTCGCCCCGACCGACGCGCGCGTGCTGCACATGCTGGCCGACGCCATGGACGTACACCTGGGTCTGCCCGATCTGCGCACCACGCGCGCGGAGTTGGACCGGCTCGGGCCGTGGGACGGGCCGCGGGCCAGCGATCCGCTGGAGACCGCGGGCGTGCTGCCCCGGCCGGCCGCCGAGGAGGCCGTGCTCGCCGGGCACCGGCTGCTGCTCGACCAGGGCGCGCTCCAGGAGGGCGACGAAGCGCTCGCCGGCACCCGGCACGCCGCCCACGCGCGCGTGTCGGCCGCCACGGCCGCCGAGGCGGGCGTCAAGGACGGCGACGCGCTCGCCGTGACCGGTGGCGCCGGAACCGTCGAACTCCCGCTGCGGATCACCGAGATGCCCGACCGGGTGGTCTGGCTCCCGCTGAACTCCACCGGCGGGGGCGTCGCCTCCGACACCGGGGCGCTGCCCGGCGCACTCGTCCGCATCGGCCCGGCCACGCTCGCGGGCGAGGCCCCCAAGGAGGTGGAGGCATGA
- a CDS encoding NADH-quinone oxidoreductase subunit D gives MSTQSASASAASARETTEGTVYTVTGGDWDEVVQSAAKADDERIVVNMGPQHPSTHGVLRLILEIDGETVTEARCGIGYLHTGIEKNLEYRTWTQGTTFVTRMDYLTSFFNETAYCLAVEKLLGVEDQITERAKIIRVLLMELNRMSSHLVCIATGGMELGATTIMIYGFRDREMILDIYELITGLRMNHAYIRPGGLAQDLPPGAVDQIREFVKKMKKNLPEYDKLATGNPIFKARMQDVGYLDLAGCMALGATGPILRSTGLPHDLRKAQPYCDYETYDFDIPTADTCDSYGRFLIRLEEMRQSLRIVEQCLDRLQPGPVMVADKKIAWPAQLALGPDGLGNSLDHIKQIMGTSMEALIHHFKLVTEGFRVPPGQAYAAVESPKGELGVHAVSDGGTRPYRVHFRDPSFTNLQAMAAMCEGGQVADVIVAVASIDPVMGGVDR, from the coding sequence GTGAGCACGCAGTCAGCATCCGCCTCCGCCGCTTCGGCGCGCGAGACCACCGAGGGCACCGTATATACGGTCACCGGTGGCGACTGGGACGAGGTCGTCCAGTCCGCGGCCAAGGCCGACGACGAGCGCATCGTCGTCAACATGGGGCCCCAGCACCCCTCCACGCACGGAGTGCTCCGCCTGATCCTGGAGATCGACGGCGAGACGGTCACCGAGGCCCGCTGCGGCATCGGCTACCTGCACACCGGGATCGAGAAGAACCTCGAGTACCGCACGTGGACGCAGGGCACCACGTTCGTGACGCGCATGGACTATCTGACGTCCTTCTTCAACGAGACCGCCTACTGTCTCGCCGTCGAGAAACTCCTCGGAGTCGAGGACCAGATCACCGAGCGGGCGAAGATCATCCGGGTGCTCCTGATGGAGCTGAACCGGATGTCCTCCCACCTGGTGTGCATCGCCACCGGCGGTATGGAGCTCGGCGCCACCACGATCATGATCTACGGATTCCGCGATCGTGAAATGATTCTCGACATCTACGAGCTCATCACGGGCCTGCGGATGAACCACGCGTACATCCGCCCCGGCGGACTCGCCCAGGACCTGCCGCCCGGCGCGGTGGACCAGATCCGCGAGTTCGTGAAGAAGATGAAGAAGAACCTCCCCGAGTACGACAAGCTCGCCACCGGGAACCCCATCTTCAAGGCCCGTATGCAGGACGTCGGTTACCTCGACCTGGCCGGCTGCATGGCCCTCGGCGCCACCGGCCCGATCCTGCGCTCCACCGGCCTGCCGCACGACCTGCGCAAGGCGCAGCCGTACTGCGACTACGAGACGTACGACTTCGACATCCCGACCGCCGACACCTGCGACTCCTACGGCCGCTTCCTCATCCGTCTTGAGGAGATGCGCCAGTCGCTCAGGATCGTCGAGCAGTGCCTGGACCGGCTGCAGCCCGGCCCGGTCATGGTCGCCGACAAGAAGATCGCCTGGCCCGCCCAACTCGCGCTCGGGCCGGACGGGTTGGGCAACTCGCTCGACCACATCAAGCAGATCATGGGCACCTCCATGGAGGCCCTGATCCACCACTTCAAGCTGGTGACCGAAGGCTTCCGCGTGCCGCCGGGACAGGCGTACGCGGCGGTCGAGTCGCCCAAGGGCGAACTCGGGGTGCACGCCGTGTCCGACGGAGGCACCCGCCCCTACCGGGTCCACTTCAGGGACCCGTCCTTCACCAACCTTCAGGCCATGGCGGCGATGTGCGAGGGCGGCCAGGTCGCCGACGTCATCGTCGCCGTCGCGTCCATCGACCCCGTGATGGGAGGCGTCGACCGGTGA
- a CDS encoding NuoB/complex I 20 kDa subunit family protein produces MGLEEKLPSGFLLTTVEQAAGWVRKASVFPATFGLACCAIEMMTTGAGRYDLARFGMEVFRGSPRQADLMIVAGRVSQKMAPVLRQVYDQMPNPKWVISMGVCASSGGMFNNYAIVQGVDHIVPVDIYLPGCPPRPEMLMDAILKLHQKIQSSKLGVNAEEAAREAEEAALKALPTIEMKGLLR; encoded by the coding sequence ATGGGACTCGAAGAAAAGCTGCCGAGCGGTTTCCTGCTGACCACCGTCGAGCAGGCCGCGGGCTGGGTGCGCAAGGCGTCCGTCTTCCCCGCCACGTTCGGACTCGCCTGCTGCGCCATCGAGATGATGACGACCGGCGCCGGACGCTACGACCTCGCGCGCTTCGGCATGGAGGTCTTCCGCGGATCTCCCCGCCAGGCGGACCTGATGATCGTCGCGGGCCGGGTCAGCCAGAAGATGGCGCCGGTGCTGCGGCAGGTCTACGACCAGATGCCGAACCCCAAGTGGGTTATCTCCATGGGCGTTTGCGCCTCGTCGGGCGGCATGTTCAACAACTACGCGATCGTGCAGGGCGTCGACCACATCGTCCCGGTCGACATCTACCTCCCGGGCTGCCCGCCACGGCCCGAGATGCTGATGGACGCGATCCTCAAGCTCCACCAGAAGATCCAGTCCTCCAAGCTCGGCGTGAACGCCGAGGAGGCGGCCCGTGAGGCGGAGGAAGCGGCGCTCAAGGCACTGCCCACCATCGAGATGAAGGGCCTGCTGCGGTGA
- the nuoH gene encoding NADH-quinone oxidoreductase subunit NuoH: MSPYPYLAAEDLSMFGRDPWWLVVVKAVFCFAFLMITVLFSIVWERKVVAWMQLRIGPNRHGPWGMLQSLADGVKLMLKEDLIVKRADKLIYILAPIIAAIPAFMAIAVIPFGPADNEVSIFGHRTTMQLTDLPIAMLYILAVASVGIYGIVLAGWSSGSTYPLLGGLRSCAQMISYEIAMGAAFASVFLYSGSMSTSTIVEQQHDRWYIILLPVSFIIYIITMVGETNRAPFDMPESEGDLVGGFNTEYSSIKFALFMLAEYVNMVTVSAVSTTLFLGGWRAPWPISSFWEGANHGWWPMLWFVIKVQLLLFFFIWLRGTLPRVRYDQLMKLGWKVLIPVSVVWLMLVATVRTLKNENYDFADIALYIGGGVLVLLLLSFIADMFRQKAKDDARLAEEPAGFDAMAGGFPVPPLPGQELPPVPRRPSRRERELIVSGGSDTGSDGSLDGKEASDG; encoded by the coding sequence ATGAGCCCGTACCCGTACCTCGCTGCCGAAGACCTCTCGATGTTCGGCCGCGACCCCTGGTGGCTGGTCGTCGTCAAAGCGGTGTTCTGCTTCGCGTTCCTGATGATCACCGTGCTGTTCTCGATCGTCTGGGAACGCAAGGTCGTCGCCTGGATGCAGCTGCGCATCGGCCCCAACCGGCACGGCCCCTGGGGCATGCTCCAGTCGCTCGCCGACGGCGTGAAGCTGATGCTCAAGGAAGACCTGATCGTCAAGCGCGCGGACAAGCTGATCTACATCCTCGCGCCGATCATCGCGGCCATCCCGGCCTTCATGGCGATCGCGGTGATCCCCTTCGGGCCCGCCGACAACGAGGTCTCGATCTTCGGCCACCGCACCACGATGCAGCTCACCGACCTCCCGATCGCGATGCTCTACATCCTCGCGGTCGCCTCGGTCGGCATCTACGGCATCGTGCTCGCGGGCTGGAGCTCCGGCTCCACCTACCCGCTGCTCGGCGGTCTGCGCTCCTGCGCCCAGATGATCTCCTACGAGATCGCGATGGGCGCCGCGTTCGCCTCGGTGTTCCTCTACTCCGGGTCGATGTCCACGTCGACGATCGTTGAACAACAGCACGACCGCTGGTACATCATCCTGCTGCCGGTCTCCTTCATCATCTACATCATCACGATGGTCGGCGAGACCAACCGCGCCCCCTTCGACATGCCGGAGTCCGAGGGCGACCTGGTCGGCGGCTTCAACACCGAGTACTCGTCCATCAAGTTCGCGCTCTTCATGCTCGCCGAGTACGTGAACATGGTGACGGTCTCCGCGGTGTCGACCACGCTCTTCCTGGGCGGCTGGCGGGCACCCTGGCCGATCAGCTCCTTCTGGGAGGGCGCGAACCACGGCTGGTGGCCGATGCTCTGGTTCGTCATCAAGGTCCAGCTGCTGCTGTTCTTCTTCATCTGGCTCCGCGGCACCCTCCCGCGCGTGCGCTACGACCAGTTGATGAAGCTCGGCTGGAAGGTCCTCATCCCGGTCTCCGTCGTCTGGCTGATGCTCGTCGCGACCGTGCGGACCCTGAAGAACGAGAACTACGACTTCGCCGACATCGCCCTCTACATCGGCGGCGGTGTGCTCGTCCTGCTGTTGCTGTCCTTCATCGCGGACATGTTCCGCCAGAAGGCCAAGGACGACGCGCGACTGGCCGAGGAACCCGCCGGGTTCGACGCGATGGCGGGCGGATTCCCCGTACCGCCGCTGCCCGGACAGGAGTTGCCACCGGTGCCTCGACGCCCCTCGCGCCGCGAGCGGGAGTTGATTGTCAGTGGTGGGTCGGACACTGGCAGTGACGGATCTCTGGATGGAAAGGAGGCGTCCGATGGCTGA
- the nuoF gene encoding NADH-quinone oxidoreductase subunit NuoF, with translation MTLAPELKDHSPEKLLAPVLSAFWDEDESWTLDTYRRHEGYEGLRKALAMSPDDLIAYVKDSGLRGRGGAGFPTGMKWQFIPQGDGKPHYLVVNADESEPGTCKDIPLLFANPHSLIEGIVIACYAIRSSHAFIYLRGEVVPVLRRLHEAVREAYDAGYLGENILGSGLDLQLTVHAGAGAYICGEETALLDSLEGRRGQPRLRPPFPAVAGLYACPTVVNNVESIASVPAILQKGKEWFRSMGSEKSPGFTLYSLSGHVTSPGQYEAPLGITLRQLLDMSGGIRAGHRLKFWTPGGSSTPMFTDEHLDVPLDYEGVGAAGSMLGTKALQCFDETTCVVRAVTRWTEFYAHESCGKCTPCREGTYWLVQLLRDIEAGKGSMSDLDKLNDIADNINGKSFCALGDGAASPIFSSLKYFREEYEQHITGRGCPFDPAKSTAWADRTEVNA, from the coding sequence ATGACCTTGGCACCCGAACTGAAAGACCACAGCCCCGAGAAGCTGCTCGCACCCGTGCTGTCGGCCTTCTGGGACGAGGACGAGTCCTGGACTCTGGACACGTACCGGAGGCACGAGGGATACGAGGGGCTCCGCAAGGCGCTCGCCATGTCGCCGGACGACCTCATCGCGTATGTGAAGGACTCCGGTCTGCGCGGTCGCGGTGGCGCCGGCTTCCCCACCGGAATGAAATGGCAATTCATTCCCCAAGGGGATGGAAAACCGCACTATCTAGTTGTCAACGCCGACGAGTCGGAGCCCGGGACGTGTAAGGACATCCCGCTCCTGTTCGCCAACCCGCATAGCCTCATCGAGGGCATTGTCATCGCGTGTTATGCCATCAGGTCGTCGCATGCCTTCATCTATCTGCGTGGTGAAGTCGTCCCCGTTCTGCGGCGGTTGCACGAGGCCGTACGCGAGGCGTACGACGCGGGCTACCTCGGCGAGAACATCCTGGGCAGCGGGCTCGACCTCCAGCTCACCGTGCACGCGGGCGCTGGCGCGTACATCTGCGGTGAGGAGACCGCCCTGCTCGACTCGCTCGAAGGCCGCCGTGGTCAACCGCGGCTCCGTCCCCCTTTCCCTGCGGTCGCGGGCCTCTATGCGTGCCCGACTGTTGTGAATAACGTCGAGTCGATCGCGTCAGTTCCCGCCATTCTGCAAAAAGGCAAGGAATGGTTCAGGTCGATGGGCAGCGAGAAGTCCCCAGGCTTCACGCTCTACTCGCTCAGCGGCCATGTCACCAGTCCCGGCCAGTACGAGGCACCGCTCGGCATCACACTCCGTCAGCTGCTCGACATGAGCGGCGGGATCCGGGCCGGACATCGCCTCAAGTTCTGGACGCCGGGCGGGTCTTCCACGCCGATGTTCACCGACGAGCACCTCGACGTCCCTCTTGACTACGAAGGAGTCGGCGCCGCGGGTTCCATGCTCGGCACCAAGGCTCTGCAGTGTTTCGACGAGACGACCTGCGTCGTGCGTGCCGTCACCCGCTGGACCGAGTTCTACGCCCACGAGTCCTGCGGCAAGTGCACACCGTGCCGCGAAGGGACGTACTGGCTCGTGCAGTTGCTGCGCGACATCGAGGCCGGCAAGGGCTCCATGTCCGACCTCGACAAGCTGAACGACATCGCCGACAACATCAACGGCAAGTCCTTCTGCGCCCTCGGCGACGGCGCCGCCTCGCCGATCTTCTCCTCGCTCAAGTACTTCCGCGAGGAGTACGAGCAGCACATCACGGGCCGGGGCTGTCCCTTCGACCCGGCCAAGTCCACGGCCTGGGCCGACCGCACGGAGGTGAACGCATGA